In a single window of the Niabella ginsenosidivorans genome:
- a CDS encoding DUF488 domain-containing protein encodes MPVINLKRIYDVPARTDGYRVLVDRLWPRGVKKEAADIDEWAKDLAPSDELRKWFHHETAKWKPFQKKYLRELHNNPAAVLFIKAHTRTPTLTLLFAAKDEEHNQAVVLKQFLEAAFSKK; translated from the coding sequence ATGCCGGTAATCAATCTGAAACGTATATATGACGTACCCGCCAGAACAGATGGGTACAGGGTACTGGTTGACCGCCTGTGGCCGAGAGGGGTTAAAAAAGAAGCAGCGGATATTGATGAATGGGCGAAAGACCTGGCGCCATCTGATGAATTGCGGAAATGGTTTCATCACGAAACAGCCAAATGGAAGCCATTTCAGAAAAAATACCTGCGTGAGTTGCATAATAATCCGGCCGCCGTATTATTTATAAAAGCGCATACCCGCACTCCAACACTAACGCTCCTGTTTGCCGCAAAGGATGAAGAACACAACCAGGCGGTTGTGCTGAAGCAGTTTCTGGAAGCTGCGTTTTCAAAAAAATGA
- a CDS encoding efflux RND transporter periplasmic adaptor subunit, translating into MKQMNIHFFKEKKEAADHRSSIRKIKTVQMKQYSIYAAIAFFLLSCSANAGKKQRKATKQELEHYPLSTVVTGGIATQLKLPAQLAAYQEVSIFPKVNGYVKSVLVDIGSQVRTGDLLMTLDAPELEQASLQAREEFEQSKAAYSIDQERYNRLQEAAQTEGAVSPLDLSTSKTKVSASLAVSNAKRNNWQMQQTMLSYLKVRAPFSGVITQRNVSVGALVSASVKDIPMLELKQVDHLRLQIDVPETVAPNLNSRDSISFFVTSLPGKRLTGIISRKSMNVDPKLRSERIEIDVPNRAHLLSPGMYADVMIDAPGNANSLQVPRTAVVTSTERKYVLAIRDGKTVKVDVSTGNDGGGNIEVFGNLNPGEKVITRANDEIEEGIPVKS; encoded by the coding sequence ATGAAACAAATGAATATCCATTTTTTCAAAGAAAAAAAAGAAGCCGCTGATCACCGGTCATCCATCAGAAAAATAAAAACGGTACAAATGAAACAGTATTCTATATATGCAGCTATTGCTTTTTTCCTGTTGTCCTGTTCAGCAAATGCTGGAAAAAAACAGCGGAAGGCAACCAAACAGGAACTGGAACATTACCCCTTAAGCACTGTAGTTACTGGCGGCATTGCAACGCAATTAAAATTGCCCGCGCAGCTGGCCGCTTACCAGGAAGTAAGTATTTTTCCCAAAGTGAACGGCTATGTAAAATCCGTACTGGTAGATATCGGATCACAGGTACGTACCGGGGATCTGCTGATGACGCTGGACGCACCGGAGCTGGAGCAGGCATCCCTCCAGGCCAGGGAAGAGTTTGAGCAGTCCAAAGCGGCTTACAGTATTGACCAGGAGCGCTATAACCGCCTGCAGGAGGCGGCCCAAACGGAAGGAGCCGTTTCTCCGCTGGACCTTTCTACCTCAAAAACCAAGGTAAGCGCTTCTCTTGCCGTAAGCAATGCAAAGAGGAATAACTGGCAGATGCAGCAGACCATGCTTTCTTACTTAAAAGTGCGCGCGCCTTTCTCCGGCGTTATTACACAAAGAAATGTAAGCGTAGGTGCGCTGGTAAGCGCTTCTGTAAAAGATATACCCATGCTGGAACTGAAGCAGGTAGACCACCTGCGTTTACAGATAGATGTGCCCGAAACAGTGGCGCCGAACCTGAACAGCAGGGATTCGATCAGCTTTTTTGTAACCTCCCTGCCTGGTAAACGCCTTACGGGAATCATCAGCCGCAAGTCTATGAACGTAGATCCAAAACTGCGCAGCGAGCGTATTGAAATTGATGTGCCCAACCGTGCGCATCTCCTGTCGCCGGGCATGTATGCAGATGTGATGATCGATGCGCCGGGCAATGCTAACAGCCTGCAGGTGCCCAGAACGGCGGTGGTCACCTCAACAGAGCGTAAGTATGTGCTGGCTATAAGAGATGGCAAAACCGTAAAGGTAGACGTAAGCACGGGTAATGACGGAGGCGGAAATATTGAAGTGTTCGGGAATCTTAATCCGGGAGAAAAGGTGATTACACGAGCCAATGATGAAATAGAGGAGGGCATCCCCGTAAAGTCTTAG
- a CDS encoding sensor histidine kinase — protein sequence MFRGKKSYWWFQLLGWGGFFLMHLFFAWFYGKLDDTAERSLFFARALSFVSIGIIMTHVMRIFIRKLNLLNHNIGIQVVNFMLLSFITALLCGLVEHQLFDYFSLFTSREIELLKKRGVWLMSFNSTISWCIYMFLWNAVYLIYHYERDYQQQQIDTLQLKAVVRELELKTIKSNINPHFIFNALNSIRALVDENPERAREAITELSNILRSSITMHRTETVMLKNELDIVEDYLALEQVRFEDRLAVRFDIDHTILDKQIPPMMLQTLVENAIKHGIGREVKGGVVSIGASLKNNLIELCVRNTGRLTNNNGHTGFGLNSIRDRLKLLYPGRSGFEIRQLTPEMVEAKIELPA from the coding sequence ATGTTTAGAGGCAAAAAAAGCTATTGGTGGTTCCAGTTGCTGGGCTGGGGAGGATTCTTCCTGATGCACCTTTTTTTTGCCTGGTTTTATGGAAAGCTGGATGATACAGCGGAGCGCTCCCTGTTTTTTGCACGTGCCCTTAGCTTTGTTTCTATTGGAATAATAATGACGCATGTTATGCGCATCTTTATCCGGAAGCTTAATTTGCTGAACCACAATATTGGCATACAGGTAGTCAATTTTATGCTGCTGTCTTTTATTACGGCGCTGCTTTGCGGCCTGGTGGAGCATCAGCTGTTTGACTATTTTTCTTTATTTACGTCAAGGGAAATAGAATTGCTGAAAAAAAGAGGCGTGTGGCTGATGTCCTTTAACAGCACGATTTCCTGGTGTATCTATATGTTCTTATGGAATGCGGTTTACCTCATTTATCATTATGAAAGAGATTACCAGCAGCAGCAGATTGACACACTGCAACTAAAGGCAGTAGTAAGGGAGCTGGAATTGAAAACGATCAAATCCAATATTAACCCGCATTTTATATTCAATGCCCTGAACAGTATCCGCGCGCTGGTAGATGAAAACCCCGAACGGGCCCGCGAGGCAATAACGGAACTGAGCAATATTTTACGCAGCAGCATTACCATGCACAGAACAGAAACCGTAATGCTGAAAAATGAGCTGGATATTGTGGAAGATTATCTTGCGCTGGAACAGGTGCGTTTTGAGGACCGGCTGGCGGTAAGGTTTGATATTGACCATACGATTCTGGACAAGCAGATCCCGCCCATGATGTTGCAGACACTGGTAGAAAATGCCATCAAGCATGGCATTGGCCGGGAGGTAAAAGGCGGCGTGGTTTCTATTGGAGCATCGTTAAAAAACAACCTGATAGAGCTTTGCGTCCGGAATACAGGCAGATTAACAAATAATAACGGGCATACAGGCTTTGGGCTGAACAGCATCCGCGACCGTTTAAAGCTGCTGTATCCCGGCCGCAGCGGATTTGAAATAAGGCAGCTAACGCCTGAAATGGTTGAAGCAAAAATAGAATTACCTGCTTAA
- a CDS encoding group III truncated hemoglobin has translation MKQPLQDISNLNDIRILVNSFYQKVRVNQLIGPVFNEVIRDQWPVHLEKMYRFWETLLLGNKTYFGAPFPPHAQLPADKEHFDTWLRLWQETVDEHFKGPVADEARWRADKMAILFLSKIRYYRHTGKTPLI, from the coding sequence ATGAAACAGCCGTTACAGGATATAAGCAATCTGAATGATATCCGCATTCTTGTAAATTCTTTTTACCAAAAGGTAAGAGTCAATCAGTTGATCGGCCCTGTTTTTAATGAAGTGATCAGAGATCAGTGGCCCGTGCATCTTGAAAAAATGTACCGGTTCTGGGAAACATTATTGCTTGGCAATAAAACCTATTTCGGTGCTCCTTTTCCGCCACATGCACAACTTCCTGCAGACAAAGAGCATTTTGATACCTGGCTGCGATTGTGGCAGGAGACCGTTGATGAACATTTTAAAGGCCCGGTTGCGGACGAAGCCAGATGGCGTGCAGATAAAATGGCTATTTTATTCCTTTCAAAGATCCGGTACTACCGCCATACAGGAAAAACGCCCCTTATATAA
- a CDS encoding efflux RND transporter permease subunit, with product MIKAALKRPITVIVLFTGLLLFAVMALKTIPIDIFPKLNLPTIYVIESYGGMSPQQMEGFFATRLQDQFLYVNGIKNIESKNIQGLTLIKLSFYENTNMAEASAQVALQVNRASKFFPPGALPPQVIRFDASSLPVGELVFSSKTKSLKEIYDLAVTRVRPMFATIPGLSAPPPFGANSRSIVVNVDPEKLRQYNISPQQVVDAITKNNNMSPSGNLRVDSLMYVTTVNTLEDNVESFSKIPVVTNGTGTVFMNQLATVADAADITVDYALINGKRSVYIPVVKTADASTWSVVQALKKEIPEMKSLLPEDMDISYAFDQSVFVMNSVKSLMTEGILGALLTGLMVLLFLRDWRSSIVVIITIPVSVLGAVMFLNLSGQTINIMTLSGLALAIGVLVDQATVTIENIHQHLEMGKPKRQAILDACAEISFPLLLILLCILAVFAPSFVMTGVPKAMFLPLSLSIGFAMIVSYVAAQTLVPVISNWLLKAEKFQYHHNKEHAHAGLALDPAENRQVEQHQQQDEQHPEENHFFERIKIQFGKRLDRLMPRRKGVVLGYLAGCVLLVALGFFMIGKDLLPKTNNGQLQLRIQEPDGTRLEVTERAVKDILNLIDSTTDGNVAISSAYVGLVPSSYGTSNLYVFNSGTHEAVMQLNLNEDYKVNLDRLKDRLRQAIRKKYPDVMISFEPIELTEKIMAQGASTPIEVRVAGKNFRDITKYSSDLITKLKRVSYLRDVHIAQPLKFPTIQITVDRLALAQMGLSLDAVSKSITDATSSSRFTEKIQWLDPKVAYTYQVQVQVPEYLMNSLEQLKSVPLVHGQPRPVLSDIAKFSVEHLPGEYDRSGPRRFLTVSANIYRKDLGTATEAVSRAIKELGTPPQGLVAKITGMSLLLTETLSSLQSGLLVAIVVILLLLTANFQSFKLAITVLATVPAVLMGALLLLLITGATLNLQSYMGIIMAVGVSVANAILIVTNAESLRQEYRDPLKAARTAASIRLRPIFMTSFAMIAGMIPMASGLGEAGDQSAPLGRAVIGGIIASTVAALYIVPLVYGWVQEKASYKTPSLLPNQQ from the coding sequence ATGATAAAGGCTGCACTCAAAAGGCCGATAACCGTAATAGTGCTTTTTACCGGGCTCTTACTGTTTGCTGTTATGGCTTTAAAAACAATACCCATTGATATTTTTCCCAAATTAAATTTACCCACCATCTATGTTATTGAATCCTATGGTGGCATGAGCCCGCAGCAGATGGAAGGCTTTTTTGCCACGCGTTTGCAGGATCAGTTCTTATATGTAAACGGGATAAAGAATATTGAGAGCAAAAATATACAGGGGCTTACTTTAATTAAATTATCCTTTTATGAAAATACCAATATGGCCGAAGCATCGGCCCAGGTGGCTTTACAGGTAAACCGGGCATCCAAATTCTTTCCGCCTGGCGCGTTGCCCCCGCAGGTGATCCGTTTTGATGCTTCTTCACTGCCCGTAGGGGAGCTGGTGTTCAGCAGCAAAACAAAATCGCTGAAAGAGATCTACGACCTGGCTGTGACCCGGGTGCGCCCGATGTTTGCCACCATTCCCGGGCTGTCTGCACCGCCGCCGTTCGGGGCTAATTCCCGTTCAATTGTGGTGAACGTAGATCCTGAAAAACTGCGCCAGTATAATATTTCACCGCAGCAGGTGGTTGACGCGATCACCAAAAATAATAATATGAGTCCTTCTGGCAATCTGCGGGTAGACAGTTTGATGTATGTGACAACAGTAAATACCCTGGAAGATAATGTGGAATCGTTCTCAAAAATACCGGTGGTGACCAACGGAACGGGCACTGTGTTCATGAACCAACTGGCAACGGTTGCGGATGCTGCGGATATTACGGTAGACTATGCGTTGATCAATGGAAAGCGGTCTGTATATATCCCTGTTGTAAAAACAGCAGATGCATCTACCTGGTCCGTAGTTCAGGCACTGAAAAAGGAAATACCGGAAATGAAAAGTCTGCTGCCGGAAGATATGGACATCAGCTATGCCTTTGACCAGTCCGTTTTTGTAATGAACTCGGTAAAGAGTTTAATGACGGAAGGGATATTAGGCGCATTGTTAACAGGATTAATGGTGCTGCTCTTCCTCCGCGACTGGAGAAGCAGTATTGTGGTGATCATTACGATACCGGTATCGGTTCTGGGTGCCGTCATGTTCCTGAACCTTTCCGGGCAGACCATTAATATTATGACCCTGAGCGGACTGGCATTGGCAATTGGTGTACTGGTAGACCAGGCAACGGTAACCATAGAGAATATACACCAGCACCTGGAAATGGGCAAGCCGAAACGCCAGGCCATACTGGATGCCTGTGCGGAGATCTCATTTCCGTTATTGCTGATCCTGTTGTGTATCCTGGCCGTATTTGCACCTTCCTTTGTAATGACAGGGGTGCCCAAAGCCATGTTCCTGCCGTTGTCCCTGTCTATCGGGTTTGCCATGATCGTATCTTATGTGGCCGCGCAAACACTGGTGCCGGTTATTTCCAACTGGCTGCTGAAGGCAGAAAAATTCCAGTATCACCATAATAAAGAGCATGCCCACGCGGGGCTGGCGCTGGATCCGGCTGAGAACCGGCAGGTAGAGCAGCACCAGCAGCAGGATGAGCAGCACCCGGAAGAAAATCATTTTTTTGAGCGGATAAAGATACAATTCGGAAAGCGGCTGGACCGGCTGATGCCCCGTCGCAAGGGAGTGGTTTTAGGTTACCTGGCGGGATGCGTTCTTTTAGTGGCTTTAGGCTTTTTTATGATCGGTAAAGATCTGTTACCAAAAACGAATAACGGCCAGTTGCAGCTGCGCATCCAGGAGCCCGATGGAACCCGGCTGGAGGTAACCGAACGGGCCGTAAAGGATATTCTGAACCTGATTGATTCTACAACAGACGGCAATGTGGCGATCAGTTCCGCTTATGTAGGCCTTGTGCCCAGCAGCTATGGTACCAGTAACCTGTATGTGTTTAACAGTGGCACGCATGAAGCCGTAATGCAGCTGAACTTAAATGAGGACTATAAAGTAAACCTGGATCGGTTGAAAGACCGGCTGCGGCAAGCGATCCGGAAAAAGTACCCGGATGTGATGATCTCGTTTGAACCGATCGAATTAACAGAAAAGATCATGGCACAGGGCGCCTCCACACCCATTGAGGTACGGGTGGCCGGTAAAAATTTCCGGGATATTACAAAATACTCCAGCGACCTGATCACAAAATTAAAACGGGTATCTTATCTGAGGGATGTGCATATTGCTCAGCCTTTAAAATTTCCTACCATACAGATCACCGTAGACCGGCTGGCCCTGGCACAGATGGGGCTAAGCCTGGATGCTGTTTCCAAAAGCATTACGGATGCTACCTCCTCCAGCCGTTTTACTGAAAAGATCCAGTGGCTGGACCCGAAAGTGGCGTATACCTACCAGGTACAGGTGCAGGTTCCCGAGTACCTGATGAACTCACTGGAACAACTGAAGTCAGTGCCCCTGGTGCACGGGCAGCCAAGACCCGTGCTTTCGGATATAGCAAAATTTTCAGTAGAGCACCTGCCGGGGGAATATGACCGCTCCGGTCCGCGGCGGTTCTTAACCGTGAGCGCCAATATTTACAGGAAAGACCTTGGCACGGCAACAGAAGCGGTAAGCAGGGCCATTAAAGAACTGGGCACGCCGCCCCAGGGCCTTGTAGCCAAAATAACCGGTATGTCTTTATTGTTAACAGAAACCCTCAGTTCGCTGCAGAGCGGGCTACTGGTGGCTATCGTGGTGATCCTCCTGCTGCTGACGGCAAATTTTCAGTCGTTCAAACTGGCTATAACCGTGCTTGCAACGGTGCCCGCGGTATTAATGGGCGCGCTGCTCCTTTTATTGATAACGGGCGCAACACTGAACCTGCAGTCTTATATGGGCATCATTATGGCAGTGGGGGTGTCTGTTGCCAATGCGATTCTGATTGTTACCAATGCCGAATCCTTAAGGCAGGAATACCGCGATCCGCTGAAGGCGGCAAGAACTGCGGCCAGCATTCGTTTGCGCCCGATCTTTATGACCAGCTTTGCAATGATCGCCGGTATGATCCCTATGGCCAGCGGACTGGGGGAAGCAGGAGATCAGTCGGCGCCCTTGGGCCGGGCGGTTATCGGCGGTATCATTGCTTCCACCGTTGCGGCCCTCTATATTGTTCCGCTGGTATACGGGTGGGTGCAGGAAAAAGCTTCCTATAAAACACCTTCATTATTACCCAACCAGCAATAA
- a CDS encoding glycoside hydrolase domain-containing protein, translating into MKYLFLLLPVLGFSRLHAQELTYSEEHHQWDADSLGNHRAIVQFNGTGRYAKTIVEWRRRDRHPEQKRIIVQDAQTGHKIRNVKTVTINNEKGTLIFEPVSGKGTYYIYYLPSKSSGSPNYPVVHYLPPENTASPDWLDALPASIKTNTVVKGIESIDAFNSFYPMEVIATDAEARSLVQKYKRTDYVVFPEDRRYPVKLFDRIPYRWVKRGPVTAFKGSAMRGENYAFQLAVYALQNLQNISIRFSDLKNEKGSVITASALSCINVTGVDYRGTPFTKIVQVAKDSIQPLWCLLDVPVSIRPGVYKGTVTITPANAAPSIVPVQLTVTGALAKNGNIEEPWKQTRLKWLNSTMAQENTVIAPYTPLTLKDNVIELLGRKVTIDKSGFPAQIQTFFTEEMTGLKATPNNLLTEPIHFHFIAADGKELKLGNGGLQYTEQSPGTIQWSNTNSNDQLRMEVHASLEFDGFVSYTVKVTALQDVDLKNTTLHIPFTKEAARYLMGLGEKGELRPDSLSWKWDVAHKNQDAIWIGNVNVGLQYTLRDEKYVRPLNTNFYLQKPLLLPASWGNENKGGIIIAQKGKSILADNYSGERHLKKGDTLYYNFNLLITPFHTLNTNFQWATRFYHKYDSIQKIKNIGATVINIHHGTAINPWINYPFIEWQKMKQYIDEAHQNGLKVKIYNTVRELSNHAYELFPLRSLGHEVYSPGKGGGVNWLQEHVDTDYIAAWFVPEVKDAAIINSGMSRWHNYYVEGMNWLTQHVGIDGIYLDDVAFDRVTMKRIKRVLTANGHPGIIDLHSANQYNKRDGFINSANLYMEHFPYLNRLWFGEYFDYENNSSDFFLTEVSGIPFGLMGEMLQDGGNAWRGMVYGMTCRIPWTENADPTGIWKLWDDFGMQDTKMIGYWVSSNPVKTDNEKVKATVYKKEGKALVSIGSWNETDINITLNINWQQLGIDPSKATITAPAVRNFQEARSFKVGEKIPVQKHRGWLLVIQ; encoded by the coding sequence ATGAAGTATCTTTTTTTACTGCTGCCGGTGCTTGGCTTCAGCCGGCTCCATGCCCAGGAACTAACGTATTCAGAAGAACACCACCAATGGGATGCCGATTCGCTCGGCAATCACCGCGCAATTGTACAATTTAACGGAACAGGCCGGTATGCCAAAACAATTGTGGAATGGCGGCGGAGGGACCGGCACCCGGAGCAAAAAAGGATCATTGTACAGGACGCACAAACCGGTCATAAAATACGGAATGTAAAGACAGTAACTATCAATAATGAGAAAGGCACTTTGATCTTTGAGCCGGTATCAGGAAAAGGAACTTATTATATTTACTATCTCCCTTCAAAAAGCTCCGGCTCTCCTAACTATCCGGTAGTTCATTATCTGCCACCTGAAAATACCGCTTCCCCGGATTGGCTGGATGCCCTTCCTGCATCTATCAAAACCAACACGGTAGTAAAGGGCATCGAATCCATTGATGCGTTTAATAGCTTTTATCCGATGGAAGTGATTGCTACAGATGCAGAAGCACGCAGCCTGGTCCAAAAATATAAACGGACAGATTATGTTGTATTCCCCGAAGACCGCCGGTACCCGGTAAAGCTATTCGACCGTATTCCTTACCGCTGGGTGAAAAGAGGCCCTGTTACAGCCTTTAAAGGATCTGCAATGCGGGGAGAGAACTACGCGTTCCAACTGGCTGTTTATGCCCTGCAAAACCTGCAGAACATTTCCATCCGCTTTTCAGACCTGAAAAATGAAAAAGGGAGTGTTATTACGGCAAGTGCACTAAGCTGTATCAACGTAACCGGGGTTGACTACCGCGGTACGCCTTTTACAAAGATCGTGCAGGTTGCCAAAGACAGCATACAGCCATTATGGTGCTTACTGGATGTGCCTGTCAGCATCAGGCCCGGTGTTTATAAAGGCACCGTAACCATTACACCAGCAAACGCTGCACCGTCAATAGTTCCTGTTCAGCTAACCGTAACAGGCGCACTTGCAAAGAACGGCAATATTGAAGAGCCCTGGAAACAAACCCGTTTAAAATGGCTGAACTCTACCATGGCACAGGAAAACACGGTGATTGCGCCTTATACGCCGTTAACTTTAAAAGACAATGTCATTGAGCTGCTGGGCAGAAAGGTGACCATCGACAAATCAGGTTTTCCCGCACAGATACAGACTTTTTTTACAGAAGAAATGACCGGCCTCAAAGCTACGCCCAATAATCTTTTAACAGAACCCATCCATTTTCATTTTATTGCAGCAGATGGCAAAGAACTGAAGCTGGGCAACGGGGGTCTGCAATACACCGAACAATCGCCCGGCACCATACAATGGAGCAATACCAACAGCAACGATCAGCTCCGGATGGAAGTGCATGCTTCCCTGGAATTTGACGGTTTTGTATCTTATACGGTAAAAGTTACCGCCTTACAGGATGTGGATCTGAAAAACACCACCCTGCACATTCCCTTTACCAAAGAAGCAGCCCGCTACCTGATGGGGTTGGGTGAAAAAGGAGAATTGCGCCCGGACAGTCTTTCCTGGAAATGGGATGTGGCGCATAAGAACCAGGACGCCATATGGATCGGGAATGTAAACGTGGGACTGCAATATACCCTGCGTGATGAAAAATATGTGCGCCCTTTAAACACTAACTTCTATTTGCAAAAGCCTTTGCTGTTACCCGCTTCATGGGGCAATGAAAACAAAGGCGGCATCATCATTGCGCAAAAAGGCAAATCCATCCTTGCAGATAATTACTCCGGCGAACGCCACCTGAAAAAGGGAGACACCCTGTATTATAATTTCAACCTGCTGATCACTCCTTTTCATACGTTGAACACCAATTTCCAATGGGCCACCCGTTTTTATCATAAATACGATAGTATTCAGAAAATAAAAAACATTGGCGCTACAGTTATCAATATCCACCACGGTACTGCCATCAACCCCTGGATCAACTACCCGTTCATTGAATGGCAAAAAATGAAACAGTATATTGATGAAGCGCATCAGAATGGCCTGAAAGTAAAGATCTATAACACTGTACGAGAACTGTCCAACCATGCTTATGAACTGTTTCCGCTCAGAAGCCTGGGTCATGAAGTGTACTCGCCCGGTAAAGGTGGGGGGGTCAACTGGCTGCAGGAGCATGTGGATACGGACTATATTGCTGCATGGTTTGTACCGGAAGTAAAGGATGCAGCCATTATTAACAGTGGTATGAGCCGCTGGCATAATTACTACGTGGAGGGCATGAACTGGTTAACGCAGCATGTAGGCATTGATGGTATTTACCTGGACGATGTAGCTTTTGACCGTGTTACGATGAAGCGGATCAAAAGGGTATTGACCGCAAACGGTCATCCCGGTATTATTGACCTGCACTCAGCCAACCAGTATAATAAAAGGGATGGCTTTATTAACAGTGCCAATTTATACATGGAGCACTTTCCTTATCTGAACAGGCTCTGGTTTGGAGAGTACTTTGATTACGAAAACAACAGCTCCGATTTTTTCCTTACTGAAGTCAGCGGCATTCCCTTTGGCTTAATGGGAGAAATGCTGCAGGATGGTGGTAATGCCTGGAGGGGTATGGTTTACGGTATGACCTGCAGGATTCCCTGGACTGAAAATGCCGACCCTACAGGCATCTGGAAGCTTTGGGATGATTTTGGGATGCAGGATACAAAAATGATCGGCTACTGGGTTAGCAGCAATCCTGTAAAAACAGATAATGAAAAAGTAAAAGCCACGGTATACAAAAAAGAAGGGAAAGCCCTGGTTTCCATCGGAAGCTGGAATGAAACCGATATAAATATCACATTAAACATCAACTGGCAGCAACTGGGCATAGATCCGTCAAAAGCCACCATTACGGCCCCGGCAGTCAGGAATTTCCAGGAGGCCCGTAGTTTTAAAGTGGGAGAAAAGATCCCGGTACAAAAACACAGGGGGTGGCTATTAGTGATCCAATAG
- a CDS encoding TolC family protein, whose amino-acid sequence MCTFLQRRCLAVVSVVLFFLFFSIPASAQSHLTLLNLIDSSKANLPLFRQKLALIKAAQARITATRHSFLPTLQGAEQLNIGTDNSLSGAVFGLGLLPSASGGINAVNNMDPATGNVAVLSGDYELVNFGLNGARLKAARADLAINHADFNKDLYAVKSKVVLLYLNLLKYEIKLTTDQQNIDRYSSICKVIRALSGSGLIAGADSSMANAELAKARIGYNQTQGIINQYKEQLAFVTGIPSQQIIVDTSFYGHLHPIPPVMNFPIDSIRNPLLDYYNARKNIFRTNELLIRKSYLPKIHLMASAWARGSSIQYNNSYQPLSTGLGYQRYNYLAGLALTYNFLNGIYRKDRLAENRNELEASEQELEQERLALQSQTLQADNDLQISRANLKQIPVQLSSAEVVYKQKLAQYKAGLISLIDLTNASFVLYRSQIDYIEANTDWYLALLNKAVSTGTLDQFIQSLNLEY is encoded by the coding sequence ATGTGTACTTTCTTACAAAGAAGGTGCCTTGCTGTTGTCAGTGTTGTGCTGTTCTTCTTATTTTTCAGCATCCCTGCTTCGGCGCAATCGCACCTTACCCTATTGAACCTGATCGATTCTTCAAAGGCCAATCTTCCCCTGTTCCGGCAAAAGCTGGCCCTGATAAAGGCAGCACAGGCAAGGATTACGGCAACCAGGCATTCTTTTTTGCCGACCCTCCAGGGCGCGGAACAGCTTAATATAGGAACAGACAATTCCCTTTCAGGAGCGGTTTTCGGATTGGGGCTGCTTCCTTCTGCGTCAGGAGGCATTAATGCCGTTAATAATATGGATCCTGCCACGGGCAATGTAGCCGTGCTCTCCGGCGATTATGAGCTGGTGAATTTCGGGCTGAACGGAGCCAGATTAAAAGCTGCCCGGGCAGACCTGGCTATTAATCATGCAGATTTTAATAAAGACCTGTATGCTGTAAAGTCAAAAGTGGTGCTGCTATACCTGAACCTGCTGAAGTATGAAATTAAATTAACAACGGATCAGCAGAATATAGATCGGTATTCCAGCATTTGCAAGGTGATCCGCGCTTTAAGCGGCAGCGGGCTGATTGCCGGTGCAGATTCTTCGATGGCCAATGCCGAACTGGCAAAAGCGCGCATCGGGTATAATCAGACACAGGGCATCATTAACCAGTATAAAGAGCAACTGGCATTTGTAACCGGCATCCCCTCACAGCAGATCATTGTAGATACTTCCTTTTATGGCCACCTGCACCCGATACCGCCGGTTATGAATTTTCCGATTGATTCCATCCGTAATCCTTTACTGGACTATTATAACGCAAGGAAAAATATTTTCAGGACAAATGAACTGCTGATCCGGAAGAGCTATTTGCCAAAGATTCACTTAATGGCCAGTGCATGGGCCAGGGGCTCCAGTATTCAGTATAATAACAGCTATCAGCCGCTTTCCACGGGCCTTGGCTACCAGCGGTATAATTACCTGGCTGGCCTGGCTTTAACCTATAATTTCCTGAATGGCATCTACAGGAAAGATCGGCTGGCAGAAAACAGAAATGAACTGGAGGCCAGTGAGCAGGAACTGGAGCAGGAGCGGCTGGCATTACAGTCGCAAACCTTACAGGCGGATAATGATCTGCAGATATCCCGGGCCAACCTCAAACAGATCCCCGTTCAGTTAAGCTCGGCAGAAGTGGTATACAAACAAAAGCTGGCACAGTATAAGGCCGGGCTGATCTCGCTGATCGACCTGACCAATGCATCGTTTGTGCTGTACCGCTCACAGATAGATTATATAGAAGCCAATACAGACTGGTACCTGGCTTTGCTGAACAAGGCGGTATCCACCGGAACGCTGGATCAATTTATTCAATCTTTAAACCTGGAATACTAA